In the genome of Segatella copri, one region contains:
- a CDS encoding HigA family addiction module antitoxin, whose amino-acid sequence MRANDMTPAFPTHPGDVLKDEIEYRGISQRQLAEEMGIAYSALNEILNARRPVTEKTALLFEAALGVNAEPLLKMQMRYNLQSTKSDTTFMARLAKVRRVAAAL is encoded by the coding sequence ATGCGGGCAAACGATATGACTCCGGCTTTTCCTACGCATCCTGGAGATGTTCTGAAGGATGAGATAGAATATCGTGGAATTTCTCAGCGACAGTTGGCTGAGGAAATGGGTATTGCCTATTCTGCTCTGAACGAAATTCTGAATGCACGTCGCCCTGTGACGGAAAAAACAGCTTTGCTCTTTGAGGCTGCACTTGGAGTGAATGCTGAGCCTTTGTTGAAAATGCAGATGAGATATAATCTGCAATCTACAAAAAGTGATACTACTTTTATGGCTAGATTGGCTAAGGTAAGGAGGGTGGCTGCAGCCTTGTAA
- a CDS encoding NUDIX hydrolase — translation MADKDMKWKTLSQKYLIEKPWLTARVDKVELPTGAIIDEYYVLEYPDWVNTIAITKEGEFVFVRQYRYAIGKTVNELCAGVIEKGEDPMVAAKRELMEETGFGGGNWQKWMTISANPSTHTNLTHCYLATDVERMDVQHLDQAEDIEVRLFSRDEVMEMLEKGEIWQSLMAAPLWKYFAKAK, via the coding sequence ATGGCTGATAAAGATATGAAATGGAAGACGCTCTCGCAGAAGTATCTGATAGAGAAGCCTTGGCTCACGGCACGAGTGGATAAGGTGGAATTGCCTACGGGTGCCATCATTGATGAATATTACGTGCTGGAATATCCTGATTGGGTAAATACCATCGCCATTACGAAGGAGGGAGAGTTCGTCTTTGTTCGCCAGTATCGCTATGCAATAGGGAAGACGGTGAATGAACTCTGTGCCGGAGTGATAGAGAAGGGCGAGGATCCGATGGTGGCAGCCAAGCGAGAGCTGATGGAAGAGACAGGATTCGGTGGCGGTAACTGGCAGAAGTGGATGACGATTTCTGCTAATCCGAGCACGCATACCAATCTTACCCATTGTTATCTGGCTACGGATGTGGAGCGCATGGATGTGCAGCATCTTGACCAGGCTGAGGATATCGAGGTTCGCCTCTTCTCCAGGGATGAAGTGATGGAAATGCTGGAGAAGGGTGAAATCTGGCAGAGCCTGATGGCTGCTCCGCTCTGGAAGTATTTTGCGAAAGCAAAGTAA
- a CDS encoding carbohydrate kinase family protein: protein MEKKQSVIGIGEALFDMLPEGKKLGGAPANFAYHVSQFGLNSCAVSAMGDDELGKELEKELNDHHLNYQIDKVAYPTGTVQVSLDANGIPCYDIKEGAAWDNIPYTPALEELAKNCTAACFGSLAQRNEVSRNTIYRFLDNMPKEEGILKIFDINLRQGFYTKEIITKSIKRCNILKINDEELITVSRIFGYPGIDLENKCWLLLGKYNLKMLILTCGVNGSYVFTPGEVSFIETPKVKVADTVGAGDSFTGAFVASILKGKSVREAHELAVKVSAFVCTQNGAMPVLPDEFTK, encoded by the coding sequence ATGGAAAAGAAACAATCAGTGATAGGTATCGGTGAGGCACTCTTCGATATGCTTCCAGAAGGAAAGAAGCTAGGTGGCGCTCCAGCCAACTTTGCTTACCACGTTTCACAATTCGGACTCAATAGCTGTGCGGTCAGCGCAATGGGCGATGATGAGCTGGGCAAGGAACTGGAAAAGGAACTCAATGATCACCATCTCAACTATCAGATAGACAAAGTAGCCTACCCTACAGGCACCGTCCAGGTTTCGCTCGATGCCAACGGCATTCCTTGCTACGACATCAAGGAGGGAGCAGCTTGGGACAACATCCCTTACACCCCAGCCCTGGAAGAATTGGCTAAGAATTGCACCGCAGCCTGCTTCGGTTCGCTGGCTCAGCGCAACGAGGTTTCCCGCAACACCATCTACCGCTTCCTCGACAACATGCCGAAGGAAGAAGGAATCCTCAAAATCTTCGATATCAATCTCCGTCAGGGATTCTATACCAAAGAGATTATCACCAAGAGCATCAAGCGATGCAACATCCTCAAAATCAACGATGAGGAATTGATTACCGTAAGCCGCATCTTCGGCTATCCGGGCATCGACCTGGAGAATAAATGCTGGCTCCTCTTGGGCAAATACAATCTGAAGATGCTCATTCTTACCTGCGGTGTAAACGGCAGCTACGTATTCACCCCTGGCGAAGTTTCGTTTATTGAGACTCCGAAGGTAAAAGTGGCTGATACGGTGGGTGCAGGCGATTCATTCACAGGTGCATTCGTGGCAAGCATCTTGAAGGGCAAGAGCGTCAGAGAGGCACATGAATTGGCAGTAAAGGTTTCAGCATTCGTCTGTACACAGAATGGAGCCATGCCTGTTTTGCCTGATGAATTTACCAAGTAA
- a CDS encoding MFS transporter, with protein sequence MEQDSKFQANTSLENNSQGKVPFISKLAYGMGDVGCNFSWMFVGNFLMIFYTDVFGISMSAVATLMLVSRFWDAINDPIIGTLTDKTHTRWGRFRPWLLFGAPITALVLILTFWAHPEWSQTAKIIYMAVTYCILVLGYTCVNLPYGTLCGAMTQDIDERAKLNTSRSVSAMMAIGVINIVTVPLISWFGAGDTKYGYLAVAVLYGVIFAACHLFCFHKTKEVVEVPVGQKLPLKVQLRSVMKNKPYLLALLGQLLFGFIHYGRNADMLYYFTYVEGSATLFSYYSMAIIVPSIIGAACFPLVFRKTGNKGFTAAIFAFLTGITMIGLYFFSPNGSAIMFYLFSALSWFFFSGFNTAIYAIIPDCVEYGEWKTGIRNDGFQYAFISLGNKIGMALGTSLLAIALGSAGYVSNAVQNPEVLSIMHHAFSTIPGVLWIITAGCLCFYKLNKKQYKQIMTDLENKKK encoded by the coding sequence ATGGAACAAGATTCTAAATTTCAAGCGAACACTTCGCTAGAGAACAATTCGCAGGGAAAGGTTCCCTTCATCAGCAAGCTCGCCTATGGCATGGGCGATGTGGGCTGCAACTTCAGTTGGATGTTCGTGGGCAACTTCCTCATGATTTTCTACACTGATGTGTTCGGAATCAGCATGAGTGCCGTAGCAACCCTGATGCTTGTGTCCCGATTCTGGGACGCCATCAACGACCCCATCATCGGCACACTTACCGATAAGACCCACACCCGATGGGGACGATTCCGCCCATGGCTGCTCTTCGGAGCTCCTATCACGGCACTGGTACTGATACTCACCTTCTGGGCCCATCCGGAATGGAGCCAGACCGCCAAGATTATCTATATGGCAGTAACCTACTGCATCCTGGTGCTGGGATATACCTGCGTGAACCTGCCTTACGGCACACTCTGCGGAGCCATGACGCAAGACATCGATGAGAGAGCCAAGCTCAACACCAGCCGTTCGGTGAGTGCCATGATGGCCATCGGAGTAATCAACATCGTAACCGTTCCACTCATCAGCTGGTTTGGCGCAGGCGATACAAAATATGGATATCTGGCAGTGGCAGTACTCTACGGCGTTATCTTCGCCGCCTGCCATCTGTTCTGCTTTCACAAGACCAAGGAAGTGGTAGAAGTTCCTGTGGGACAGAAGCTCCCATTAAAGGTGCAGCTTCGTTCCGTAATGAAGAACAAGCCCTATCTGCTCGCCCTCTTAGGACAGTTGCTCTTCGGTTTCATACACTACGGACGCAACGCCGACATGCTCTACTATTTCACTTATGTAGAAGGTTCGGCAACGCTCTTCTCCTACTATTCCATGGCCATCATCGTGCCAAGCATCATAGGTGCTGCCTGCTTCCCTCTGGTATTCAGAAAAACGGGCAACAAGGGTTTCACGGCAGCCATCTTCGCTTTCCTCACCGGTATTACGATGATAGGTCTGTACTTCTTCAGCCCTAACGGCAGCGCCATCATGTTCTATCTGTTCTCAGCTTTGTCGTGGTTCTTCTTCTCAGGCTTCAATACAGCCATCTATGCCATCATCCCCGACTGTGTGGAGTATGGCGAGTGGAAGACGGGCATCAGAAACGACGGATTCCAATACGCCTTCATCTCGCTGGGCAACAAGATAGGAATGGCACTCGGCACATCGCTTCTCGCCATTGCCCTGGGCAGTGCAGGATATGTAAGCAACGCTGTGCAGAATCCAGAAGTATTGAGCATCATGCACCACGCCTTCAGTACCATTCCGGGAGTCTTGTGGATCATCACCGCAGGATGCCTCTGCTTCTACAAGCTCAACAAGAAGCAATACAAGCAGATCATGACCGATCTGGAGAATAAGAAGAAATAA
- a CDS encoding LacI family DNA-binding transcriptional regulator: MAKYVTIMDIARELGISKSTVSRALSGDTGNVKAETLQKILATAERMGYHRNELAVNFRQQSTHNIGIIIPEIVTTFYMTFINDAQAILRKQGYKVMIAISNENPEQERENILMMEQLRVDGILMSACDKEHNVDLYNKVIERGIPIVFFDRTVEKVKASQVHMDDYIMSFFMVEALLRKGYKHIIHIPGPAYIRNSYERLRGYRDALEKFHIEYQAQDVLSPALSAEEGSWVMERFLEKNVPFDAVFGFTETAVLGAKSAIQKRGLRIPEDVALCCMSGTALATLVHPQLTVVEQPIEKMAQESCRLLLEHIADGYRRIEEIALRGETVIREST, translated from the coding sequence ATGGCAAAATATGTAACTATCATGGATATTGCAAGGGAACTGGGGATTTCCAAGTCCACCGTTTCGCGTGCTCTTTCGGGAGATACGGGTAATGTGAAGGCGGAAACCTTGCAGAAGATATTGGCAACTGCCGAGCGGATGGGCTATCATCGCAACGAACTGGCTGTGAACTTTCGCCAGCAGAGTACTCATAACATCGGCATCATCATTCCCGAAATCGTTACAACGTTCTATATGACCTTTATCAATGATGCTCAAGCCATCTTGCGCAAGCAGGGGTATAAGGTAATGATTGCCATTTCTAACGAGAATCCTGAGCAGGAGAGAGAGAATATTCTGATGATGGAGCAGCTGCGTGTGGATGGCATCCTGATGAGTGCATGCGATAAGGAGCATAATGTGGACCTATATAATAAGGTGATAGAAAGGGGTATTCCCATCGTGTTTTTCGATAGAACGGTGGAGAAGGTAAAGGCTTCGCAGGTGCACATGGATGATTACATCATGTCGTTTTTCATGGTGGAGGCTTTATTGCGCAAGGGGTATAAGCATATTATTCATATTCCGGGACCTGCTTATATCCGAAACAGCTATGAACGATTGAGGGGCTATCGGGATGCGCTGGAAAAATTTCATATAGAGTATCAGGCGCAGGATGTCTTGTCGCCAGCCTTGTCGGCTGAAGAGGGTAGTTGGGTGATGGAGCGTTTCCTGGAGAAGAATGTGCCCTTTGATGCGGTCTTTGGCTTTACGGAGACTGCTGTGTTGGGAGCCAAGAGTGCTATCCAGAAGCGTGGCTTGCGCATTCCGGAGGATGTGGCACTTTGCTGCATGTCGGGCACTGCCTTGGCTACCTTGGTTCATCCTCAGTTGACGGTAGTGGAGCAGCCTATTGAGAAAATGGCGCAGGAAAGTTGCCGACTGCTGCTGGAGCATATTGCCGATGGTTATAGAAGGATAGAGGAAATTGCATTGAGAGGTGAAACTGTGATAAGGGAATCTACTTAA
- a CDS encoding acyloxyacyl hydrolase — protein sequence MMKQSLLVISMLAAMALPASSQEDSCKTIHRIALDAVPSTIFHTNEFLRGGNDEARTMNHDMTFTLKYAFMNKEEVRPGSIYQGVYQGVGLARHEFNQWLSNPISVYLFQGAPIVNLSRRVSLNYEWNLGMAFGWNAYDELNNPENKVIGSKATAYIDLDFYVKWMLSKYLDLNAGISLTHFSNGNTTYPNMGLNTGGIRLGLAYYINRQPLAVPKVEREKLPDRRGLYTDVVLYGAWKQGIAHDGVSSYLLDGKYAVMGFNVNPMYRLNPWLSLGASLDGVYDRSASRENDPWGEDVNHKFSTQAGLGLSARGEFAMPYFSINFGAGTYLLGNRNDFRGVYEVLALKIHVSRRAMLHIGYSLVDFKTPNNLMLGLGWRFGGK from the coding sequence ATGATGAAACAAAGTTTATTGGTTATATCCATGCTTGCTGCCATGGCGTTGCCAGCCTCCTCGCAGGAGGATAGCTGCAAGACTATACACCGCATAGCACTGGATGCGGTGCCATCTACCATCTTCCATACCAACGAGTTTCTGCGTGGGGGAAATGATGAGGCTCGAACGATGAATCACGACATGACTTTTACGCTGAAGTATGCTTTCATGAATAAGGAGGAGGTGAGACCTGGCTCCATCTATCAAGGTGTGTATCAGGGTGTAGGTTTGGCTAGACATGAATTTAATCAGTGGTTGTCGAACCCAATCTCCGTGTATCTGTTTCAGGGGGCACCGATTGTGAACCTATCCCGCAGGGTGTCGCTCAACTATGAGTGGAACCTGGGTATGGCATTCGGATGGAATGCCTATGACGAGCTGAATAATCCTGAAAACAAGGTGATAGGATCCAAGGCTACTGCTTATATTGATCTGGACTTCTATGTGAAGTGGATGCTCTCGAAATATCTCGACCTGAATGCCGGTATTTCGCTGACTCATTTCTCTAATGGCAACACCACTTATCCTAACATGGGACTTAACACAGGTGGCATAAGATTGGGACTGGCTTATTACATCAACCGACAACCATTGGCTGTGCCGAAGGTGGAGCGGGAGAAACTGCCGGATAGGCGTGGACTTTACACGGATGTGGTATTGTATGGCGCATGGAAGCAGGGGATAGCACATGATGGTGTGTCGAGCTATCTGCTGGATGGCAAGTATGCCGTGATGGGCTTCAATGTCAACCCGATGTACCGGCTGAACCCTTGGCTGAGTTTGGGTGCTTCGCTTGATGGTGTGTACGACCGTTCGGCTAGTAGGGAGAATGATCCTTGGGGCGAGGATGTGAATCATAAGTTTAGTACCCAGGCTGGTCTGGGTCTTTCTGCTCGTGGCGAGTTTGCCATGCCTTATTTCAGCATCAACTTCGGTGCTGGAACCTATCTGCTTGGCAATCGCAACGATTTCAGGGGTGTATATGAAGTGCTTGCCCTGAAGATTCATGTGAGCCGACGTGCCATGCTGCACATCGGCTACAGTCTGGTGGATTTCAAGACTCCTAACAATCTGATGCTAGGCTTGGGATGGCGATTTGGCGGCAAGTAA
- a CDS encoding zinc-dependent alcohol dehydrogenase, which yields MRQAILVEPKHIEFKEVAEPKAADLTAHQVLVNIKRIGICGSEIHSYHGLHPATFYPVVQGHEYSGVVMAVGSEVTVCKPGDHITARPQLVCGKCNPCKRGQYNVCEHLRVQAFQADGAAQDFFVVDDDRVAKLPEGMSLDYGAMIEPAAVGAHASNRTDVKGKNVVVSGAGTIGNLIAQFCIARGAKNVLITDVSDLRLAKARECGIKHTLNITKKTLKEAAQELFGEEGYQVGFEVAGVEVSIRSLMETIEKGSDIVVVAVFAKDPALSMFYLGEHELRLIGSMMYRHEDYLTAIDYVNKGIVNLKPLVSNRFAFEEYDDAYKFIDAHRETSMKVLIDFEQKPGEKM from the coding sequence ATGAGACAGGCAATATTGGTAGAACCAAAGCATATCGAATTCAAGGAAGTAGCAGAACCAAAGGCAGCAGACTTAACTGCTCATCAGGTTCTCGTCAACATCAAGCGCATCGGCATCTGCGGTAGCGAGATTCACTCTTACCACGGTCTTCACCCAGCCACCTTCTACCCAGTGGTTCAGGGACATGAGTACTCAGGAGTGGTTATGGCTGTAGGCAGCGAAGTTACCGTCTGCAAGCCTGGCGACCATATCACCGCTCGCCCACAGTTGGTTTGCGGCAAGTGCAACCCTTGCAAGCGCGGACAGTATAATGTTTGTGAGCACCTGCGTGTTCAGGCTTTCCAGGCAGATGGTGCTGCACAGGATTTCTTTGTTGTAGATGACGACCGCGTGGCTAAGTTGCCAGAAGGCATGAGCCTCGACTATGGTGCCATGATTGAGCCTGCAGCCGTTGGTGCTCATGCCAGCAACCGCACCGACGTGAAGGGTAAGAATGTAGTAGTGAGCGGTGCAGGAACCATCGGCAACCTCATAGCCCAGTTCTGCATTGCCCGTGGCGCCAAGAATGTACTCATTACCGATGTAAGCGACCTCCGCCTGGCTAAGGCTCGCGAGTGCGGCATCAAGCATACCCTCAACATCACCAAGAAGACCTTGAAGGAGGCAGCCCAGGAACTCTTCGGTGAGGAAGGCTATCAGGTAGGTTTCGAGGTAGCAGGTGTAGAAGTTTCCATCCGTTCGCTGATGGAGACCATCGAGAAAGGTAGCGACATCGTGGTTGTGGCAGTCTTTGCCAAGGACCCAGCCCTCAGCATGTTCTATCTGGGCGAGCATGAGTTGAGACTCATCGGTTCAATGATGTATCGCCACGAAGATTATCTCACTGCCATCGATTATGTCAACAAGGGCATCGTTAACCTCAAGCCACTCGTAAGCAACCGCTTCGCCTTCGAGGAATACGATGACGCCTATAAGTTTATCGATGCTCATCGCGAAACCAGCATGAAGGTTCTCATCGATTTCGAACAGAAACCTGGAGAGAAGATGTAA
- a CDS encoding VOC family protein encodes MKIKDFTTGVQHIGIPTNDINKTIEFYHALGFETALRTVNGTEEVAFLQLHNLIIETYQNHQAKMEYGAVDHIAIDVKNIDNLFLAVKEAGTFKMLDQQVNGLPFWENGVKFFTIEGPNKEKIEFCEKL; translated from the coding sequence ATGAAGATTAAAGATTTTACAACAGGCGTGCAGCACATCGGCATTCCTACCAACGACATCAACAAGACCATTGAGTTTTATCATGCCCTGGGCTTCGAAACTGCCCTCCGCACAGTGAACGGCACCGAGGAAGTAGCCTTCCTCCAGCTCCACAATCTCATCATCGAGACCTATCAGAACCACCAGGCAAAGATGGAATATGGAGCCGTTGACCACATCGCCATCGATGTAAAGAACATAGACAATCTCTTCCTGGCAGTGAAAGAAGCCGGAACATTCAAGATGCTGGATCAGCAGGTAAATGGTCTGCCATTCTGGGAGAATGGTGTAAAGTTCTTCACCATCGAGGGTCCTAACAAGGAGAAAATCGAGTTCTGCGAGAAACTCTAA
- a CDS encoding glycoside hydrolase family 15 produces the protein MESLFDLWSRRDPNWEIRYQESIMDVFCDYGKGRNSFQAARGKFFGAGYEIFIIAFFIGLYFDQTKPLVDDKAKVKHFGWPIQKWGNIEFRLGRTPYDKIQKFIFAALIARTDVDLIALDKGEISSRKVVDQLMEKMEQYANFGFSYMAEKMEDDPNYFFKETAFLHLFLSFLKKEDESDEDNELEEL, from the coding sequence ATGGAGAGTTTATTTGATTTATGGAGTAGAAGAGACCCAAACTGGGAAATCCGCTACCAAGAGTCCATTATGGATGTATTTTGTGATTATGGAAAAGGACGCAATTCTTTCCAAGCTGCTCGTGGCAAATTTTTTGGAGCGGGCTATGAAATCTTCATTATTGCATTCTTTATAGGGCTATACTTTGATCAAACCAAACCTTTGGTTGATGATAAGGCTAAGGTCAAACATTTTGGATGGCCAATTCAGAAGTGGGGAAATATTGAATTTCGTTTAGGTAGAACGCCTTATGATAAAATTCAGAAATTCATATTTGCAGCATTGATTGCTCGTACTGATGTTGATTTGATAGCTTTGGATAAAGGTGAGATTTCATCAAGAAAAGTTGTGGACCAACTGATGGAAAAGATGGAGCAGTATGCTAATTTTGGCTTCTCATATATGGCAGAGAAAATGGAGGATGATCCTAATTATTTCTTTAAGGAGACAGCCTTTCTTCATTTGTTTCTTTCTTTTTTGAAAAAGGAAGATGAGTCGGATGAAGATAATGAACTGGAAGAATTATAG
- a CDS encoding alpha/beta hydrolase, translated as MKKFFVASLALVLCVCAQAAKKPTPKLVFDASKGVAGSVTLPNGKKVNYTAYTNLYYVTHVEDSTYQYMNVFVPEGATQSTPIFMPNYVGGYMAAAPRMIDEGDASGRALAEGYVVAIPGARGRNSMIVQKGKTVYTGRAPKGLLDLKAAVRYLRFFDRDMLGDAEHIITDGTSAGGAMSSLLGSTGNNPSYEPMLKAMGAADTRDDVFAAVCFCPIIDLDHADMAYEWLYGGVDEKIRPVTSEQVAVSKELAAQFPAYINSLGLKKKDGSDLNADNYRDYIKQLLMTSAQDAKDYGADIPDSIGFSFSSGMKFIAPMNGGKKQGEMKFPMDVPKDGPKMMPMRNKSKGEYITGLDLDKYLSYVASKTALKGVPAFDSKGVAGSKASGENEEFGNSKGSSVNFTTYSLVKATGNSKAVLGKEIEENVRLLNPMCMMDEEGSCIAPHWYIRHGAIDRDTAFPIPINLATKLENKGKDVNFKLPWNRPHSGDYALNELFGWIRSICGK; from the coding sequence ATGAAGAAGTTTTTCGTAGCATCGCTGGCCTTGGTACTTTGTGTATGTGCCCAGGCAGCGAAGAAGCCTACACCAAAGTTGGTGTTTGATGCTTCGAAAGGCGTGGCGGGGTCTGTTACCCTTCCTAATGGGAAGAAGGTCAACTATACTGCTTACACAAATTTGTATTATGTTACTCATGTAGAGGATTCTACGTATCAGTACATGAATGTGTTTGTTCCTGAGGGTGCAACGCAATCCACTCCTATCTTTATGCCCAATTATGTGGGTGGCTATATGGCAGCTGCTCCAAGGATGATAGATGAGGGTGATGCATCAGGTAGAGCTTTGGCAGAAGGCTATGTTGTAGCTATACCTGGTGCAAGAGGTAGAAATTCTATGATTGTACAGAAGGGAAAGACAGTTTATACGGGTCGTGCTCCTAAGGGACTGCTTGATTTGAAAGCGGCAGTTCGCTATCTGCGTTTCTTTGACAGGGATATGCTGGGTGATGCCGAGCATATTATTACCGATGGAACAAGTGCAGGTGGAGCTATGTCGTCTTTATTGGGTTCCACCGGCAATAATCCTTCTTATGAGCCTATGCTCAAAGCCATGGGAGCAGCTGATACAAGAGACGATGTTTTTGCGGCAGTTTGTTTTTGCCCTATCATCGATCTTGACCATGCGGATATGGCGTATGAGTGGTTGTATGGAGGTGTGGATGAAAAGATTCGACCTGTAACGAGCGAGCAAGTTGCTGTTTCCAAGGAGTTGGCTGCACAATTTCCTGCTTACATCAATAGTTTGGGACTAAAGAAAAAGGACGGAAGTGATTTGAACGCAGACAACTATCGTGATTATATCAAGCAGCTTTTGATGACAAGTGCTCAGGATGCAAAGGATTATGGTGCTGATATACCAGACAGTATTGGATTTTCATTCTCTTCAGGCATGAAGTTCATTGCTCCAATGAATGGTGGCAAGAAGCAGGGAGAAATGAAGTTTCCAATGGATGTGCCAAAAGATGGTCCTAAGATGATGCCAATGAGAAATAAGTCAAAGGGAGAATACATCACTGGTCTTGACTTGGATAAGTATCTTTCTTATGTGGCAAGTAAGACTGCCCTAAAAGGTGTGCCGGCTTTCGATAGTAAAGGAGTAGCAGGAAGTAAGGCCAGTGGAGAAAATGAGGAGTTTGGCAATAGCAAGGGTAGTTCTGTTAACTTTACCACCTATTCGTTGGTAAAAGCCACAGGAAATTCCAAAGCTGTTCTTGGCAAGGAAATAGAAGAGAATGTAAGGTTGCTCAATCCGATGTGCATGATGGATGAAGAAGGTTCTTGCATTGCACCTCATTGGTACATCCGTCATGGAGCCATAGACAGAGACACGGCGTTCCCTATTCCTATCAACTTGGCTACCAAGCTTGAAAACAAGGGTAAGGATGTTAACTTCAAGCTGCCTTGGAATCGTCCTCACTCAGGTGATTACGCCTTGAACGAACTTTTTGGATGGATTCGCTCGATTTGCGGTAAATAG
- a CDS encoding type II toxin-antitoxin system RelE/ParE family toxin, with translation MIVNFNEDYLRDLYRSGKSDKKHRFQPQIVRKYIRVIDLMISEDNVQGLWKYNSLNYERLEGNKEGLSSVRVNDQYRIEFEEEFEDGQTIATICNITELSNHYK, from the coding sequence ATGATAGTAAATTTCAACGAGGATTATCTGCGTGATCTATATAGATCTGGCAAATCTGATAAAAAGCATCGCTTTCAACCGCAAATAGTTAGAAAGTATATTCGAGTGATAGACCTTATGATATCGGAAGATAACGTTCAAGGCCTATGGAAATATAATTCTCTCAATTATGAACGGTTAGAAGGAAACAAAGAAGGATTGTCCTCGGTAAGAGTGAATGATCAGTATCGAATAGAATTTGAAGAAGAATTTGAGGATGGTCAGACTATTGCAACCATATGTAATATAACAGAATTGTCAAACCATTATAAATGA
- a CDS encoding cupin domain-containing protein, with translation MVIDFEKIAEAHLEGFKGGQGKLDTRNYVDDRVKIMYSTLRPGASTGLHTHEGNCEIIYVVSGTATFHYDDTVEEIRQGQVHYCPMNHAHYMENLTDHDLVYLAIVPEHH, from the coding sequence ATGGTAATAGATTTCGAAAAGATTGCTGAGGCTCACTTGGAGGGCTTCAAGGGTGGACAGGGTAAACTCGATACTCGTAACTATGTGGATGACAGGGTGAAGATTATGTATTCCACCTTGCGTCCGGGTGCATCAACTGGTCTTCATACTCATGAGGGCAACTGCGAGATTATCTATGTGGTAAGCGGCACTGCTACTTTCCATTATGATGATACCGTGGAGGAGATTCGACAGGGACAGGTGCATTACTGCCCGATGAACCACGCTCATTATATGGAGAATCTCACCGATCATGATCTGGTGTATCTCGCCATTGTGCCTGAGCATCATTAA